In Turicibacter sanguinis, a genomic segment contains:
- a CDS encoding IS3 family transposase (programmed frameshift) — MKKYNTEFKSMIVELYKTGRSVKDLSREYGVSEVTIYKWIKQISPIASVKDTEITLEDIKRMKQEMLRLQEENEIFKKGYDHIREKVSQSELCQFIDQHRSEHDVKQLCEVLNVPRSTFYQSKHQSESKWKLKNQQLLERIKKIYFESKRRYGAIKVHRQLLKEGLYASLKRIQRLMKLAGLASIIQKKYTPYKQSKELVLERDNILEQDFSTTSINQKWVSDITYIHVQEEGWCYLASVMDLHSKKIIGYHFSKQMTTDIIVQALKNAYISQRPKDEVILHTDLGSQYTSKDFKDLISDLNIVQSFSRKGCPYDNACIESFHATLKKEEVYQTVYVTFKQARMALFQYIEGWYNRKRIHGAIDYLTPEECEQLARQTA; from the exons ATGAAAAAATATAATACTGAATTTAAATCAATGATTGTTGAACTGTATAAGACTGGACGATCAGTGAAAGATTTAAGTCGTGAATATGGTGTGTCAGAAGTGACAATTTACAAATGGATTAAACAGATTTCTCCAATTGCCTCAGTTAAGGATACAGAGATTACTCTGGAAGACATTAAACGTATGAAGCAAGAAATGTTACGTTTACAAGAGGAGAATGAGATTT TTAAAAAAGGCTATGACCATATTCGCGAGAAAGTAAGTCAATCTGAATTATGTCAGTTTATCGATCAGCATCGTTCAGAACATGATGTTAAGCAACTTTGTGAGGTTTTAAATGTTCCAAGAAGTACTTTTTATCAATCTAAGCATCAAAGCGAGTCTAAGTGGAAACTTAAAAATCAACAACTGCTTGAACGTATTAAGAAAATTTATTTTGAGAGCAAGCGTCGATACGGTGCCATTAAGGTACATCGTCAATTGCTTAAAGAAGGATTGTATGCCAGCTTGAAACGTATCCAACGCTTAATGAAATTAGCTGGATTAGCCTCTATTATTCAAAAGAAATACACCCCTTATAAACAATCTAAAGAACTTGTTCTAGAACGTGATAACATTCTAGAACAGGACTTTTCAACGACCTCAATTAACCAAAAATGGGTATCAGATATTACTTATATTCACGTTCAAGAAGAAGGTTGGTGCTATTTAGCATCAGTGATGGATTTACATTCAAAAAAAATTATTGGTTATCACTTTTCTAAACAAATGACAACGGATATTATTGTTCAAGCTTTAAAAAATGCTTATATTTCTCAAAGACCTAAAGATGAGGTTATTCTTCATACTGATCTAGGCTCACAGTATACAAGCAAGGACTTTAAAGACTTAATTTCGGATCTGAATATCGTTCAGTCCTTTAGTCGTAAAGGGTGTCCTTACGATAATGCCTGCATTGAATCTTTCCATGCGACACTAAAGAAAGAAGAAGTGTATCAAACAGTCTATGTTACCTTTAAACAAGCTAGAATGGCTTTATTTCAATACATAGAAGGCTGGTATAATCGCAAACGAATTCATGGAGCGATTGACTATTTGACTCCTGAAGAATGTGAGCAACTTGCACGACAGACTGCTTAA
- a CDS encoding uracil-xanthine permease family protein has product MRKEQQVETGLIYDVNDNPSIGKKFLFGLQHIFAAFSGIVVVPLVISGSLGFDSKMTTSLISASILAAGIATIIQARGIGRVGSRVACIMGTDFTFVSPAISVGSTLGMPGIVGATILGSFFEIILSFFIKPLMKLFPPLVTGTVVCLIGLTLLPVSIDWAAGGSGALDYGSLLNVSIAMLVMIVTLILNRYGKGLVSSASILIGMLVGYLVCIPLGMVDFTPVAEASWFAMPNILEYGVVFDWKAVLAFIPAYFVTTIETVGCLKAVGETSQIEMDDKKIGSGILADGVGSIVGGLVGSFSNTSFSQNVGLISLTKVASKHVAVMAGILLVCLGLFPKLAGVINGIPQPVLGGVGLVMFGMVAAAGIKTLSRVELTDRNLLIIATSMALGLGVTFRPDFIGQLPEALQMIFSSGISTGTIVALILNLLLKEDKVVATKAAKTEVVV; this is encoded by the coding sequence ATGAGGAAAGAACAGCAAGTCGAAACAGGATTAATTTATGATGTAAATGATAATCCATCAATCGGGAAGAAGTTTTTATTTGGATTACAGCATATTTTTGCTGCTTTCTCAGGAATTGTCGTTGTACCATTAGTGATTTCAGGATCATTAGGTTTTGATAGTAAGATGACGACATCTTTAATTAGTGCTTCGATTTTAGCAGCGGGGATTGCAACAATTATTCAAGCACGTGGGATTGGCCGAGTTGGATCACGTGTTGCTTGTATTATGGGAACTGATTTTACGTTTGTATCACCTGCCATTTCAGTTGGGTCAACACTTGGAATGCCAGGGATTGTAGGGGCAACGATTCTAGGATCATTTTTTGAAATTATTTTAAGTTTCTTCATTAAACCACTGATGAAATTATTCCCCCCCCTTGTAACAGGAACGGTTGTTTGTTTAATTGGTTTAACGTTATTGCCAGTTTCAATTGACTGGGCAGCAGGTGGTAGTGGTGCTTTGGATTATGGAAGTTTATTAAATGTTTCAATTGCAATGCTTGTAATGATTGTGACGCTAATTTTAAACCGCTATGGCAAAGGGTTAGTAAGTAGTGCTTCTATTTTAATTGGGATGCTTGTTGGATATCTAGTGTGTATTCCTCTTGGAATGGTTGATTTTACGCCAGTTGCAGAAGCAAGCTGGTTTGCGATGCCAAATATTTTAGAATACGGTGTGGTTTTTGATTGGAAGGCTGTTTTAGCGTTTATTCCAGCATATTTTGTTACAACGATTGAAACGGTAGGATGCTTAAAGGCTGTTGGAGAAACATCTCAAATTGAAATGGATGATAAGAAAATTGGATCAGGAATTTTAGCTGATGGAGTTGGAAGTATTGTAGGTGGATTAGTTGGATCCTTCTCTAATACTTCGTTTAGTCAAAATGTCGGATTAATTTCGTTAACAAAGGTAGCAAGTAAACATGTTGCTGTGATGGCAGGTATTTTATTAGTATGTTTAGGGTTATTCCCAAAATTAGCAGGTGTGATTAATGGTATTCCACAACCAGTTTTAGGTGGAGTTGGACTTGTGATGTTTGGAATGGTTGCAGCAGCAGGAATTAAGACGTTAAGTCGTGTTGAATTAACTGACCGTAACCTTTTAATCATCGCAACATCTATGGCATTAGGTCTTGGTGTAACATTCCGCCCTGATTTTATTGGTCAATTACCTGAAGCTTTACAGATGATCTTTTCATCAGGAATTTCAACAGGAACTATTGTGGCATTGATTTTAAATTTATTGTTAAAAGAGGATAAAGTAGTTGCTACAAAAGCGGCTAAAACGGAGGTTGTAGTTTAA
- a CDS encoding SAM-dependent methyltransferase produces MAFDKLVFKNLLKNFDSVPFTVEFWDHEIFSVGQGEPKFKVYINGPISKKDLVTSTSLALGEAYMDKTIEIEGDLYEALDAILSHIEHFTTDFKALPKIFNNPTSKSKQKEEVSSHYDIGNKFYKLWLDDTLCYSCAYFKSEDESLHQAQLNKIDHLLNKLELKENETLLDIGCGWGCLLISAAKKYKVKGTGITLSQEQYNEFSRRIKEENLENYLSVKLMDYRDLEKSDLIFDKIVSVGMLEHVERPNYDLFFKNVNAVLKPGGIFVLHYISSLKESEGDAWIKKYIFPGGVIPSLREIVSISADYKFHVIDIENLRPHYRMTLLHWYKNFEDNIDEISKMFDERFIRMWRMYLCSCAASFNNGVIDLHQIVFTKGVNNSLPLTRDYMYKE; encoded by the coding sequence ATGGCTTTCGATAAGTTAGTTTTTAAAAATTTATTAAAAAATTTTGACAGCGTTCCATTTACAGTTGAATTTTGGGATCATGAAATATTTTCTGTAGGACAAGGAGAGCCCAAGTTTAAAGTTTATATTAATGGCCCTATAAGCAAAAAAGATTTAGTGACTAGTACCTCTTTAGCACTTGGGGAAGCTTATATGGATAAAACTATTGAAATTGAGGGAGATTTGTATGAAGCATTAGATGCTATTTTAAGTCATATTGAACACTTCACAACAGATTTTAAAGCTTTACCTAAAATCTTTAACAACCCTACCTCAAAGTCAAAACAAAAAGAAGAAGTCTCTTCTCATTATGATATTGGAAATAAATTTTATAAATTGTGGTTAGATGATACTCTTTGCTACTCTTGTGCCTACTTTAAAAGCGAAGATGAGTCATTGCACCAAGCACAACTTAATAAAATTGATCACTTACTAAATAAACTGGAATTAAAAGAAAATGAAACACTACTTGATATTGGATGTGGTTGGGGTTGCTTGTTAATTTCAGCTGCTAAAAAATATAAAGTTAAAGGAACTGGAATCACATTAAGTCAAGAGCAATATAATGAATTCTCACGACGTATCAAAGAAGAAAATCTTGAAAATTATCTGTCAGTTAAACTAATGGATTACAGAGATTTAGAAAAATCTGATTTAATTTTCGATAAAATCGTCAGTGTCGGAATGCTTGAACATGTAGAGCGTCCAAACTACGATTTATTCTTCAAAAATGTCAATGCCGTATTAAAGCCAGGTGGAATCTTCGTTCTTCATTACATTAGCAGTTTAAAAGAAAGTGAAGGAGATGCATGGATTAAAAAATATATCTTCCCTGGTGGTGTCATCCCATCTTTACGTGAAATTGTTTCAATTTCAGCAGACTATAAATTCCACGTTATCGATATCGAAAACTTACGCCCTCACTACCGTATGACATTATTACATTGGTATAAAAACTTCGAAGATAACATTGATGAAATTAGTAAAATGTTTGACGAGCGTTTCATTCGTATGTGGCGTATGTATTTATGCTCATGTGCTGCCTCATTTAACAATGGTGTCATTGATTTACACCAAATTGTCTTTACCAAAGGTGTGAATAACTCTTTACCATTAACAAGAGATTACATGTACAAAGAATAA
- the gpmA gene encoding 2,3-diphosphoglycerate-dependent phosphoglycerate mutase — MIKLVLIRHGQSIWNLENKFTGWTDVELSDNGLNEARLAAKVLNKHGFEFDVAYTSCLKRAIRTLWIILHEMDLMWIPVYKSWRLNERHYGALQGLNKEETAKKYGEEQVHKWRRYVDIRPPELTKDDPRYPGYEYKYHNLKENELPLTENLADTEKRVLEEWHEKIVPDLLAEKKVIIAAHGNTLRALVKYLDELSNDGVANLNIPTGMPLVYELDDQLKPIRHYYLNLEGEIPSGIIPEYIL; from the coding sequence ATGATTAAATTAGTTTTAATTCGTCATGGTCAAAGTATCTGGAATTTAGAAAATAAGTTTACAGGATGGACTGATGTAGAGTTATCTGATAATGGATTAAATGAAGCTAGGTTAGCTGCTAAAGTTTTAAATAAACATGGATTTGAATTTGATGTAGCTTATACTTCGTGTTTAAAACGAGCTATTAGAACATTGTGGATTATTCTTCATGAGATGGATTTAATGTGGATTCCTGTCTATAAATCATGGAGGTTAAATGAGCGACATTATGGTGCTTTACAGGGATTAAATAAGGAGGAAACGGCAAAAAAATATGGTGAAGAGCAAGTTCATAAATGGCGGAGATATGTGGATATCCGTCCACCTGAGCTAACAAAAGACGATCCTAGATATCCAGGTTATGAATATAAATATCATAATTTGAAGGAGAATGAGTTACCGTTAACGGAAAATCTTGCAGACACTGAAAAACGAGTTTTAGAGGAGTGGCATGAGAAAATTGTGCCTGATTTGTTAGCAGAAAAAAAAGTAATCATTGCAGCCCATGGTAATACGTTGAGAGCTTTAGTAAAGTATTTAGATGAATTATCGAATGATGGGGTGGCGAATTTAAATATTCCAACTGGGATGCCACTGGTATATGAATTAGATGATCAATTAAAGCCAATAAGACATTATTATTTGAATTTAGAGGGTGAAATTCCGAGTGGTATTATTCCAGAATATATTCTTTAA
- a CDS encoding xanthine phosphoribosyltransferase, with translation MKALQERILKDGVALNETVLKVDSFLNHGVDAHLMYEIGTEFKKYFEHHGVTKIFTIESSGIAPTVMTAMQMNLPMVTLKKQSSKILNGDVYQTTVHSFTKATDYELTLSKKYISQDDRILIIDDFLANGEAALGAIRLVEEAGAKVAGIGIVIEKSFQPGRKMLIEKGYEVYSLARVSKLDAGVIEFVQE, from the coding sequence ATGAAGGCTTTACAAGAACGTATTTTAAAAGATGGAGTAGCATTGAATGAAACAGTTTTAAAAGTGGATTCATTTTTAAATCATGGAGTTGATGCTCATTTAATGTATGAGATTGGGACAGAGTTTAAAAAATATTTTGAACATCACGGAGTAACTAAAATTTTTACGATTGAAAGTTCAGGAATTGCTCCAACGGTTATGACAGCGATGCAAATGAATTTACCGATGGTCACTTTAAAGAAACAATCATCTAAAATTTTGAATGGTGATGTTTATCAAACAACAGTTCATTCGTTTACAAAAGCAACAGATTACGAATTAACGTTATCTAAAAAATATATTTCACAAGATGATCGTATCTTAATTATTGATGATTTCCTAGCTAATGGAGAAGCCGCTCTTGGAGCTATTCGTTTAGTTGAAGAAGCAGGAGCAAAAGTAGCGGGAATTGGAATTGTCATTGAAAAATCGTTCCAACCAGGACGTAAGATGTTAATTGAAAAAGGATATGAGGTATATTCCTTAGCACGAGTTAGCAAGTTAGATGCGGGTGTTATTGAATTTGTTCAAGAATAA